The window ACTTTTGCGGAAGTTCTAAGGAACGTCCCTGTTCTGCTTATCGACCCTTGAACGCCCGCCACGCCGCATCGACCAGCGAAGGGTCGGAGAACAGATCGTAGCCGGTGAGCGCGAGGGCGCGGATCCCTTCCATCACTCCTTCCTGGCCCGACGGCGCCACCGTCGCTTCCGCGAAACGGCGGGTGTGGATCTCGACGCGCTCGCCGCCGGTGACGGGGATATTGGGCTGGAGCGTGGGAACGACCTGCGAAACGTTTCCTATATCCGAGGAGCCCCGGTTGCGGTTCGCGGGCGCCCCGCTCTCCTGAAGGCCCAGAAGCCCCAACGCGCGCCGATACGTCCCCGCCAGGACGGGGTTGGCCTTCATCGGGGAGAGAGTGTACGGCCCTTCCTCGATCGACAGGCGGCAGCCGCTGGCCTTCGCGGCGCCGGCGGCGCAGCCCTTCACGCGCGCGACGGTCCGCCGCAGCTCGGCTTCCGTTTCTCCCCGCACGTAGAAATATGCCTGCGCACGTTCGGGGATGATATTGGGGGCCTGCCCCCCTTCCGTTACGATCCCGTGGACGCGGACCGTGTCCGGAAGCTGCTGCCGCAGGGCCGAGACGCCGTTGAACAGGAGAAGGACGCCGTCCAGCGCGTTGATCCCGTGCTCGGGATAGGCTGCGGCGTGGGCCGTGCGGCCGTGGTAGGTGAAGTACATCTTGTGGAGGGCGAGGTACCCCTTGTCGACATGCCGGCGGGAGGACGGATGGACCATCATGACGGCGTCGATCCCCCGGAAGACGCCCGCCTCCGCCATCCGGGCCTTGCCGTATCCCGTTTCCTCGGCGGGAGTCCCGAACACGACCACTTTCCCCGACCGGAACGTTCCCCTTCCCGCCCGCGCCAGCGCAACCGCCGCGCACGCCGAAGCGACCCCCACGATATTGTGGCCGCACGCGTGACCGATGGAGGGAAGCGCGTCCATCTCGCAAAGGAAAGCCACCGCCGGGCGCCCCTTGCCGAACGGATACTCCGCCCGGAAGGCGGTCTCCATTCCGGCCACCCCATGCGCGACGCGGAAACCGTTCCGCTCGAGGAAGGAGGAGAGCGCCCGGGAGGTGCGGGTCTCCCGTAGCGCGAGCTCCGCGTAGGAGGTGATTTCCCGCAGCATCCGGACGGCCGTCGGCCGCAGGCGGTCGGCGGCGGTCAGAAGGGCTTTTCGCTCTGGATCCATATTTCCTTATAGGTTTTCCGATGCGTGAAGTGCTATTTTAGCATACTCGGCGTGCCGCCCCGGCGGGACGCGCCCCCGCTCAAGGCGCAGGCAATCGCATACGTTCCGCCCTCCGGAAGGGAGAAGGATGACGCGCTGGAAATCGTTCACCGTGGAGGTCCGCCGCGAGACGATCGACGCGGTCACCCAGTTCCTGATGGACCGCGGCTCCCTCGGGATGGCCTACGACGAGCAGCTTCTCGGCGCCGCGGGCGACCCTTTCGACCCGATCCCGCCGCCGCCGAAGATCACGAAGCTGACCGCGTATTTCCCGTGGGAAACCGACCTCGGGGAGCTGAAGCGCGCCTTTCTCGACTTCCTCCCCGTGCTCGCCGAGTCGTTCGGCAGGGGCCCGGAGGCGTTCCTCGAAGGAACCGAGATCACCGACACTGGATGGGCGGAGAAGTGGAAGGAGCACTTCCGGGCGCGGAAGGTCGGCCGCCGGCTCGTCGTCAAGCCGTCCTGGGAGGCGTTCAACGCCGCCGAGGGTGAGGTGGTGCTGACGGTCGACCCCGGGCAGGCATTCGGGACCGGGACGCACGAGACCACGCGGATGTGCCTCCGGTTCGTCGAGGAAGTCTTCGAGCGGGCGCCCTACCCCCGCAGGGTCCTCGACATCGGCACGGGAACGGGGATCCTGGGGATCGCCGCGGCGCGCCTGGGCGCGGAACGCGTCCTCGGCATCGATACCGACCCGGTGGCGGTGGACGTGGCGAGAATGAACTCCGGGCTGAACGGCGTGGGCGCCGCGTTCCGGGCTGAAGGCACGGTCCTCTCCGCGATCGGGGAGGAATTCGATCTGGTGCTCGCCAACCTGATCGCCGAGATTCTCATCGACCTGTCGAATGAGATCGTCGCCCGGTGCGTCCCGGACGGGTGGATCGTCCTCTCCGGGATTCTGAAGGAGAAAAGCGGCTGGGTCGCGGAGGAATACCGCGCCCACGGCGCCTCCCTCGTCGAGGAGGCTACGGACGGGCAGTGGTCCGCCCTGCTTCTCCGCAAGGGGAATCTCCCTTAAGGACGGTACATTCCCGTATGCCCACCTTCCTCGTCCAGCGAAAGAACATCTCCGGGGACACCGCGGTCCTGTCCGGGACCGAGGCGGGGCATATGCTCCGCTCCCTGCGCCTCTCCGTCGGGGATTCCTTCCACGCGTTCGACGAGGAAGGCGCCCGCTACCGGATGCGCATCCTCGAAGCGACCTCCCGTTCCCTGCGGGCGGAGGTGCTAGAGACGTTCGCGCCGGAGCCGCCGCCTGCGGTTGCCGTCACCCTCCTCGTGGGGCTTCCGAAGGCGGACAAGATGGACTTCATCCTCGAAAAGGCGACGGAGCTGGGCGTATCCGCGGTCGTCCCGTTCCGCTCGTCCCGGACGATCCCCCGCGTGGACCCGTCCGACGCGAAGAAGCGGCTCCTGAGGTGGGAGCGGGTGGCGCTCGCTGCCGCGAAACAGTGCGGCTCGGGCCGGATACCCGAGGTTTCCGGGATCGTGCCGTTCGCCGAGGCGTTGCGCCGCGCGGCAAGCCATGAAGGGCGGATCGTCTTCTACGAGGGAGAGAGGGAGTTCACGCTGAAGAAGGTCCTCTCCGGGCTCCCGCCGGTAAAGGGCATCGCCCTCGTGGTGGGGCCGGAAGGAGGATTCTCCCCGGACGAGGTCCGGGAGGCCGTGGCGGCCGGCTGCCGGTGCGCCGGGCTGGGGAGCCGGATCCTGCGCGTGGAAACGGCGGCTCTCGCAGTTCTTTCGATGGTGATGTACCATTTCCACAAGGAGTCGCCCTGAAGAAATGGATCCGGTGAGCAGGACCGAACAACCCACCTACGCGTACGCGGGGTTCTGGACGCGGGCGGCGGCCAGGATCATCGACGTGGTCCTCATCCTCGCCACCTTCAACCTGATCTACCTCACGGATCGGATCGGCAGCGAGGCGGGGCTGTGGCCCCCCAGCGGCATCGAGGAAGGCGACATCGGGGACGGCCTCTCCTTCTCCAACATG is drawn from Thermodesulfobacteriota bacterium and contains these coding sequences:
- a CDS encoding M20 family metallopeptidase; translation: MDPERKALLTAADRLRPTAVRMLREITSYAELALRETRTSRALSSFLERNGFRVAHGVAGMETAFRAEYPFGKGRPAVAFLCEMDALPSIGHACGHNIVGVASACAAVALARAGRGTFRSGKVVVFGTPAEETGYGKARMAEAGVFRGIDAVMMVHPSSRRHVDKGYLALHKMYFTYHGRTAHAAAYPEHGINALDGVLLLFNGVSALRQQLPDTVRVHGIVTEGGQAPNIIPERAQAYFYVRGETEAELRRTVARVKGCAAGAAKASGCRLSIEEGPYTLSPMKANPVLAGTYRRALGLLGLQESGAPANRNRGSSDIGNVSQVVPTLQPNIPVTGGERVEIHTRRFAEATVAPSGQEGVMEGIRALALTGYDLFSDPSLVDAAWRAFKGR
- the prmA gene encoding 50S ribosomal protein L11 methyltransferase; translation: MTRWKSFTVEVRRETIDAVTQFLMDRGSLGMAYDEQLLGAAGDPFDPIPPPPKITKLTAYFPWETDLGELKRAFLDFLPVLAESFGRGPEAFLEGTEITDTGWAEKWKEHFRARKVGRRLVVKPSWEAFNAAEGEVVLTVDPGQAFGTGTHETTRMCLRFVEEVFERAPYPRRVLDIGTGTGILGIAAARLGAERVLGIDTDPVAVDVARMNSGLNGVGAAFRAEGTVLSAIGEEFDLVLANLIAEILIDLSNEIVARCVPDGWIVLSGILKEKSGWVAEEYRAHGASLVEEATDGQWSALLLRKGNLP
- a CDS encoding RsmE family RNA methyltransferase is translated as MPTFLVQRKNISGDTAVLSGTEAGHMLRSLRLSVGDSFHAFDEEGARYRMRILEATSRSLRAEVLETFAPEPPPAVAVTLLVGLPKADKMDFILEKATELGVSAVVPFRSSRTIPRVDPSDAKKRLLRWERVALAAAKQCGSGRIPEVSGIVPFAEALRRAASHEGRIVFYEGEREFTLKKVLSGLPPVKGIALVVGPEGGFSPDEVREAVAAGCRCAGLGSRILRVETAALAVLSMVMYHFHKESP